A window of Sebastes umbrosus isolate fSebUmb1 chromosome 3, fSebUmb1.pri, whole genome shotgun sequence contains these coding sequences:
- the lonrf1l gene encoding LON peptidase N-terminal domain and ring finger 1, like, producing the protein MSLQPDAAEERSSAFFIAAEEEEEEEEDHHHQLILQKANALASEDCLKEAIGLFSVAMRYRTVRPEQLSTFVDCILRNFKRKTDSESVSGRSRRRDVAAASAAVAVDDDVFDCPNCRSFLGEPVTAACGHSYCKRCLQRRLLSKCKLCGEEVSGEEKVNVTLCGLLDKWFPEELKKSKMLCEVDELCRRGCYHEAVSLATDVIQCDPEMTEVARLSRAEAYMALKLYRLALEDTEFSPLSSCSAEALFRKAVVLHEMGQVDESLQVFLQCLAVDEDFPCAKRQVEKILCDLLSPADENVKVGLRETTQSTSPHLRSKTLVADAQAQPQSPVQRQHQVRAASAHHHLDSQEKRLESLERPGLSRAHSLRMHGSNCGEEGLKRVCSAPQLGDEDKGGVLKRKLSVSDTEHCFVNSGSNKLKRQGVGKGSKQKAAKVKICRIVPKDLMDPNDLECSLCMRLFHEPVTTPCGHTFCKNCLERCLDHTPQCPLCKESLKEYLACRKYMVTTVLEMLIKQYLSQEYAERTKTHLEETRELSDLTKNVPIFVCTMAYPTVPCPLHVFEPRYRLMIRRCMDAGTQQFGMCINDPQKGFVDYGCILTIRSVHFLPDGRSVVDTIGGKRFRVLSRGKKDGYSTADIEHLGDNRVEDSEELEKLQDLHDAVYEQARVWFQDLKIHFHNQILQHFGPMPEREADIQATPNGPACCWWLLAVLPIDPRYQLSVLSMTSLKERLVKIQHILTYLQSIPNN; encoded by the exons ATGTCGCTTCAACCGGACGCAGCGGAGGAGAGAAGCAGCGCCTTCTTCATcgctgcagaagaagaagaagaggaggaggaggaccaccATCATCAACTTATACTACAAAAAGCCAACGCGTTAGCCTCGGAAGACTGCCTAAAAGAAGCCATTGGGTTGTTCTCTGTGGCTATGCGGTACCGCACTGTGAGACCAGAACAATTAAGCACCTTTGTGGACTGTATCCTGCGAAACTTTAAGAGGAAAACGGACTCAGAGTCGGTTTCAGGCCGGAGTCGTCGCCGGGACGtcgctgctgcttctgctgccgTTGCTGTTGACGACGACGTGTTCGACTGTCCGAACTGTCGCAGCTTCTTAGGCGAACCCGTCACCGCAGCCTGCGGACATTCATACTGTAAAAGGTGTTTACAACGACGGCTGCTCTCCAAGTGTAAGCTGTGCGGTGAAGAGGTGAGCGGAGAGGAGAAAGTGAACGTAACGCTGTGCGGACTGTTAGACAAATGGTTCCCGGAGGAGCTGAAGAAGTCTAAAATGCTGTGCGAAGTGGACGAGCTGTGTAGGAGAGGATGCTACCACGAAGCGGTGTCGCTGGCGACAGATGTGATTCAGTGTG ATCCAGAGATGACAGAGGTGGCGCGACTGTCTCGGGCAGAGGCGTACATGGCTCTCAAACTGTACCGTCTGGctctggaggacacagagttcAGTCCCTTGTCCAGCTGCTCTGCTGAA GCTTTGTTTAGGAAAGCTGTGGTGTTACATGAGATGGGCCAAGTGGACGAGTCTCTGCAAGTCTTCCTCCAATGCCTGGCTGTAGACGAGGACTTCCCCTGTGCTAAAAGACAAGTGGAAAAG atccTGTGTGACTTGCTCTCCCCCGCTGATGAGAATGTCAAGGTCGGCCTGAGGGAAACAACACAGAGCACGTCACCTCACTTGCGAAGTAAAACCCTCGTGGCCGATGCCCAAGCTCAACCACAGAGCCCGGTCCAAAGACAACACCAGGTCCGCGCCGCCTCGGCACACCACCATCTGGACAGCCAGGAG AAACGCTTGGAAAGCCTGGAGCGGCCCGGTCTGAGCAGAGCTCATTCGCTACGGATGCATGGCTCTAATTGTGGCGAGGAAGGGCTGAAGAGAGTTTGCTCTGCTCCTCAGCTAGGAGACGAGGACAAGGGTGGCGTGCTGAAGAGGAAGTTGTCAGTGTCAGACACAGAACACTGCTTTGTGAACAGTGGAAGTAACAAGCTTAAAAGACAAG GTGTGGGGAAAGGCTCCAAACAAAAGGCTGCCAAAGTTAAAATCTGCAGAATTGTTCCTAAAGACCTGATGGACCCCAATGACCTGGAGTGCTCTCTCTGCATGAG GTTGTTCCATGAGCCTGTGACGACACCATGTGGCCACACCTTCTGCAAAAATTGTTTGGAACGCTGCTTGGACCATACGCCCCAGTGTCCCCTCTGTAAAGAGAGCCTGAAAGAG TATCTAGCATGTCGGAAGTACATGGTGACGACTGTCTTGGAAATGCTGATCAAACAGTATTTGAGTCAGGAGTATGCAGAGAGGACTAAAACTCATCTGGAGGAGACCAGAGAGCTTTCTGA CCTGACGAAGAATGTGCCTATCTTTGTGTGTACCATGGCCTACCCCACCGTGCCTTGCCCCCTACATGTCTTCGAGCCACGTTACCGCCTCATGATTCGCCGCTGCATGGACGCGGGCACGCAGCAGTTTGGGATGTGTATTAATGACCCCCAGAAAGG GTTTGTAGATTACGGCTGCATCCTGACCATCAGGAGTGTCCATTTCCTCCCTGATGGACGGTCAGTAGTGGACACCATTGGAGGAAAACGCTTCCGGGTCCTGTCCAGAGGAAAGAAGGATGGTTACAGCACTGCTGACATTGAGCACTTGGGCGACAACAGG GTGGAGGATAGTGAGGAGCTGGAGAAACTACAAGATCTGCATGACGCAGTGTACGAGCAAGCCCGCGTCTGGTTCCAGGACCTCAAGATCCACTTCCACAACCAGATCCTGCAGCACTTTGGACCAATGCCAGAACGAGAAGCTGACATCCAG